A genomic segment from Rubrobacter tropicus encodes:
- a CDS encoding MFS transporter, whose amino-acid sequence MATSEADMNRQHDDSHVTAQQWKWSALAGMASYIDAGSIVALAAGLALWEQYLDLSNTTLGLLTALGPNAFGAALGALIGGRLGDLFGRKRIYQYDLLVYAFGTLLIVFSVNLPMLLIGTFIVGVAVGADVPTSLALIGEFSPSKARGRLMGLSQVAWSLGPIVVFVLAFVLTPYDLLGNRIVFAHLFVVAMVTWALRRGMVESAIWTAASGAGEARPTPDPEEQPEEASVPADPLAKSRLRDLLSGPTLAAMVFTATVYLFWNLAAGTFGVFTPFLLRNLGAQSQAASVALSCAGFVITLVAVVLIFMPFSDRSDRSRRIMWGVGALLNVVALGQLLIFPFNTATAITLIVLFGIGAALAGEPFYKTWSQELFPTMLRTTAQGLTFGVARFLLGIWSFFVPVLAGLSIRPVALILMIFLLISGVVGFLFMPNTAGRSLEEIEAERSGSPAPDKVPA is encoded by the coding sequence ATGGCTACTTCGGAAGCGGACATGAACAGGCAACACGACGACAGCCACGTCACGGCCCAGCAATGGAAGTGGAGCGCACTCGCGGGTATGGCGTCCTACATAGATGCCGGGTCGATCGTGGCCCTCGCAGCGGGACTCGCGCTGTGGGAGCAGTACCTGGATTTGAGCAACACCACCCTCGGATTGCTTACAGCCCTGGGGCCGAACGCCTTCGGGGCGGCGCTCGGCGCCCTGATAGGGGGACGGCTCGGCGACCTGTTCGGCCGCAAGCGCATCTATCAGTACGACCTGCTCGTCTACGCCTTCGGGACCCTCCTGATCGTCTTCTCGGTCAACCTGCCGATGCTCCTCATCGGGACCTTCATAGTGGGCGTCGCGGTCGGCGCCGACGTGCCGACCTCGCTCGCGCTTATCGGCGAATTCTCGCCGAGCAAGGCCCGCGGCAGGCTCATGGGCCTCAGCCAGGTGGCCTGGAGCCTGGGCCCGATCGTCGTGTTCGTGCTGGCGTTCGTGCTCACCCCGTACGACTTGCTCGGCAACAGGATAGTCTTCGCCCACCTGTTCGTGGTCGCGATGGTCACGTGGGCCCTCAGGCGTGGCATGGTGGAGTCCGCCATCTGGACCGCCGCGTCGGGCGCCGGTGAGGCGCGGCCCACGCCCGATCCCGAAGAGCAGCCCGAGGAGGCTAGCGTGCCGGCCGATCCGCTGGCGAAGAGCCGCCTGCGCGACCTGTTGTCCGGGCCGACCCTGGCGGCGATGGTGTTCACCGCCACCGTGTACCTGTTCTGGAACCTGGCAGCGGGGACCTTCGGCGTCTTTACCCCCTTCCTCCTGAGGAACCTCGGGGCGCAGAGCCAGGCGGCCAGCGTCGCCCTGTCGTGCGCGGGCTTCGTCATCACGCTGGTGGCCGTCGTTCTGATCTTTATGCCCTTCAGCGACCGCAGCGATAGGAGCCGCCGCATCATGTGGGGCGTCGGGGCTCTCCTGAACGTGGTTGCGTTGGGCCAGCTGCTCATCTTTCCCTTCAACACGGCGACGGCCATCACTTTGATCGTGCTCTTCGGCATCGGGGCCGCGCTCGCGGGAGAACCGTTCTACAAGACGTGGTCGCAGGAGCTGTTCCCAACCATGCTCAGGACCACGGCGCAGGGGCTCACGTTCGGGGTCGCCCGCTTCCTCCTCGGCATCTGGAGCTTCTTCGTGCCCGTGCTCGCGGGTTTGAGCATCAGGCCGGTCGCCCTGATCCTCATGATCTTCCTCCTCATAAGCGGCGTGGTCGGCTTCCTGTTCATGCCGAACACCGCCGGCAGGTCGCTGGAGGAGATCGAGGCGGAGCGCAGCGGTAGTCCGGCACCCGACAAGGTTCCGGCCTAG
- a CDS encoding glycoside hydrolase family 78 protein — protein sequence MTAADLRPVHLKCEHRVDPLGIDERSPRLSWALASEKRAEVQSAYRVLVAGGEEDLAAETNLLWDSGRIKSGRSLGVEYGGEALRSGARCVWNVRVWDGEGGASSPSEPAVFEMGLLERSGWEGGWISAGEGPAGDMEPPTGDEYDALGNGLAPSPYLRREFGLEKSVRRARLYATARGLYEISINGARVGDDVLAPGWTDYRKRIQYQTYDVTDLLREGPNALGAILGDGWYAGFVGFDPKRAGAHYGTRPQLLAQLDVEYEDGATESVATDGSWRSSTGPILFSDLLAGESYDARKEMPGWNEPGFEDAGWHGVGVEPLGDVPLVAQPDEGVRATEEVAAQAVAEPEGGVHVFDMGQNMVGWARLKVRGEAGTAVRMRFAEALNPDGTIYTENLRSARQTDTYVLKGEDEEVYEPRFTSHGFHYVEVTGYPGEPPLDAVVGRVVHSATPPSGSFECSSPMVNRLQSNIVWGQRGNFLSIPTDCPQRDERLGWTGDAQIFVRTASLNMDVAAFFAKWMDDVEDAQSPDGAFTDVVPLLEGSGLINLSRGAPAWGDAGIIVPWTIYKTYGDTRIVRKHYDAMTRWMSYLHEANPDLLRRNKLGNNYGDWLSPEGDATPKDLLATAYWAHDAKLVAEMSRAIGREGAGYESLFENIKDAFNRAYVTPDGRVGADTQTGYVVALHMGLLPEELRAKAAGHLVRAIEAKDWHLSTGFVGVGYLCPVLTEAGYPDVAYRLLNNETYPSWGYTIKNGATTIWERWDGWTEENGFQSPNMNSFNHYSLGSVGEWLYRYVAGLDMDPETAGYGRIVIRPRPGGGLAHARAEYDSVRGRIASAWSVEGDRFELGIDIPPNTTATVYVPAEGGAGISEGGKPVERAEGVKVLKMEEKQGVLAVGSGRYEFVGRVAR from the coding sequence ATGACCGCGGCGGACCTACGCCCCGTCCACCTGAAGTGCGAGCACCGCGTCGATCCCCTCGGCATCGACGAGAGGTCTCCGAGGTTGAGCTGGGCTTTGGCGTCCGAAAAGCGGGCCGAGGTGCAGTCCGCCTACCGCGTCCTGGTCGCGGGCGGCGAGGAGGACCTCGCCGCGGAGACGAACCTCCTCTGGGACAGCGGCAGGATCAAGTCCGGCCGCTCCCTCGGCGTCGAGTACGGGGGCGAGGCGCTGAGGTCGGGCGCGCGCTGCGTGTGGAACGTGCGCGTCTGGGACGGGGAGGGAGGGGCGTCCTCCCCGAGCGAGCCCGCCGTCTTCGAGATGGGTCTATTAGAGAGGTCCGGCTGGGAGGGAGGCTGGATCTCCGCGGGCGAGGGCCCCGCCGGGGACATGGAACCCCCGACGGGCGACGAGTACGACGCCCTCGGCAACGGCCTCGCCCCGAGCCCGTACCTGCGCAGGGAGTTCGGCCTGGAAAAGTCGGTGCGCCGGGCGCGCCTCTACGCGACGGCCCGCGGGCTCTACGAGATCTCCATAAACGGCGCCCGTGTGGGGGACGACGTGCTCGCCCCCGGCTGGACGGACTACCGCAAGCGCATCCAGTACCAGACCTACGACGTGACGGATCTCTTGCGCGAGGGGCCGAACGCCCTGGGCGCGATCCTGGGCGACGGCTGGTACGCCGGCTTCGTCGGGTTCGACCCAAAGCGGGCCGGTGCCCACTACGGCACCCGCCCGCAACTCCTCGCGCAGCTCGACGTCGAGTACGAAGACGGCGCGACGGAGAGCGTCGCGACCGACGGCTCGTGGCGCTCTTCCACGGGGCCGATCCTCTTCTCCGACCTCCTCGCCGGCGAGTCCTACGACGCCCGGAAGGAGATGCCGGGCTGGAACGAACCGGGCTTCGAAGACGCGGGCTGGCACGGCGTCGGCGTCGAGCCTTTGGGTGACGTACCGCTCGTCGCCCAGCCCGACGAGGGCGTCAGGGCGACCGAGGAAGTAGCGGCACAGGCCGTGGCCGAGCCCGAAGGTGGGGTCCACGTCTTCGACATGGGCCAGAACATGGTCGGGTGGGCGCGGCTGAAGGTGCGCGGTGAGGCCGGAACAGCGGTGAGGATGCGCTTCGCCGAGGCGCTCAACCCGGACGGGACCATCTACACCGAGAACCTCCGATCGGCCCGCCAGACGGATACGTACGTTCTCAAGGGCGAGGACGAAGAAGTCTACGAACCGCGGTTCACCTCTCACGGCTTCCATTACGTCGAGGTGACCGGCTACCCCGGCGAGCCGCCGCTCGACGCCGTGGTCGGGCGCGTCGTCCACTCCGCGACGCCGCCCAGCGGTTCGTTCGAGTGTTCGAGCCCCATGGTCAACAGGCTACAGAGCAACATCGTCTGGGGACAGCGGGGCAACTTCCTCTCCATCCCGACCGACTGCCCGCAGCGCGACGAGCGCCTCGGCTGGACGGGGGATGCCCAGATCTTCGTCCGCACCGCCTCCCTCAACATGGACGTCGCCGCCTTCTTCGCCAAGTGGATGGACGACGTGGAGGACGCCCAGTCGCCGGATGGAGCCTTCACCGACGTGGTGCCCCTGCTCGAAGGCTCGGGCCTCATAAACCTAAGCCGCGGCGCCCCCGCCTGGGGCGACGCCGGCATCATAGTGCCGTGGACCATCTACAAGACCTACGGCGACACCAGGATAGTCCGGAAGCACTACGACGCCATGACCCGCTGGATGTCCTACCTCCACGAGGCAAACCCCGACCTCCTGCGCCGGAACAAGCTGGGCAACAACTACGGCGACTGGCTCTCACCCGAGGGCGACGCCACCCCCAAAGACCTACTGGCCACGGCCTACTGGGCCCACGACGCGAAGCTCGTGGCCGAGATGTCCCGCGCGATAGGCCGCGAAGGCGCCGGCTACGAAAGTCTCTTCGAGAACATCAAAGACGCGTTCAACCGGGCCTACGTCACCCCCGACGGGCGTGTGGGAGCCGACACCCAGACGGGCTACGTGGTGGCCCTGCACATGGGGCTCCTGCCCGAAGAGCTGCGCGCGAAGGCCGCCGGGCACCTCGTCAGGGCCATAGAGGCGAAAGACTGGCACCTCTCCACGGGGTTTGTCGGCGTGGGGTACCTGTGCCCCGTGTTGACGGAGGCCGGCTACCCCGACGTCGCCTACCGTCTGCTCAACAACGAGACATATCCATCCTGGGGATACACCATAAAAAACGGGGCCACCACGATCTGGGAGCGCTGGGACGGTTGGACGGAGGAGAACGGCTTCCAATCGCCCAACATGAATTCCTTCAACCACTACTCCTTGGGCTCCGTGGGCGAGTGGCTCTACCGCTACGTGGCGGGGCTGGACATGGATCCCGAGACGGCGGGCTACGGGCGCATCGTCATACGCCCGCGCCCGGGCGGCGGCCTGGCCCACGCGCGGGCCGAGTACGACTCGGTCCGTGGCAGGATCGCCAGCGCCTGGAGCGTGGAGGGCGACCGGTTCGAACTCGGGATCGACATACCCCCAAACACGACGGCCACGGTCTACGTGCCGGCGGAGGGCGGGGCTGGTATCTCCGAGGGCGGCAAGCCGGTAGAGAGAGCCGAGGGCGTCAAGGTCTTGAAGATGGAGGAGAAACAGGGCGTTCTGGCCGTCGGTTCCGGCAGGTACGAGTTCGTGGGCAGGGTAGCCCGGTGA
- a CDS encoding sensory rhodopsin transducer, translating into MSEGARVWIVPDGFIPAESTGSQQSHEAICVLNTSAERARLSVSFYFEDRDPVKDVEVIVPPERTRHIRTDEIDGVEIPRGVPYAVRVESSVPVTVQVSRMDTTQPALSLMTAMAYPVER; encoded by the coding sequence GTGAGCGAAGGCGCCAGAGTATGGATCGTGCCCGACGGGTTCATCCCGGCGGAGAGCACGGGTTCGCAGCAGAGCCACGAGGCGATCTGCGTGCTCAACACGTCGGCGGAGCGGGCGCGGCTCTCCGTCTCTTTCTACTTCGAGGACCGGGACCCGGTCAAAGACGTCGAGGTGATCGTCCCGCCGGAGCGCACCAGGCACATACGGACTGACGAGATAGACGGCGTCGAGATCCCGCGCGGCGTGCCGTACGCGGTCCGGGTCGAATCGAGCGTGCCCGTCACGGTGCAGGTCTCCCGGATGGACACCACCCAGCCGGCCCTCTCGCTCATGACCGCCATGGCCTATCCGGTGGAGCGATGA
- a CDS encoding sugar phosphate isomerase/epimerase family protein: MPQFGAHAFIWAGEWTPEGAERVIRGASEAGLDFVEIPLLHPESMDVSGTRELLDRYGIGCTCSLGLPESAHLPFAPDAAERFLKKAVNVTAELGSDALSGAIYTHLGTLTRKPPTEDELATVARVIKSVARYAAEQNVSLGIEAINRYETYLINLASQADEMVGRVDEANVFVHLDTYHMNIEEKGFYEPIVATGPRMRYIHLSESDRGTPGTGNVHWDDVFGGLKDAEYDGRLVMESFAAVNEDIIGATALWRNVVGDPQALITDGLAFLRDKAAEHGLLDGPAGPPRGGR, encoded by the coding sequence ATGCCGCAGTTCGGAGCGCACGCGTTCATCTGGGCGGGCGAATGGACGCCCGAGGGGGCCGAGAGGGTGATCCGGGGCGCGTCCGAGGCCGGGTTGGATTTCGTGGAGATTCCCCTGTTGCATCCCGAAAGCATGGACGTCTCCGGGACGAGGGAGCTGCTGGACCGGTACGGGATCGGGTGCACCTGCTCGCTTGGATTGCCCGAGTCGGCGCACCTTCCCTTCGCCCCCGACGCGGCGGAAAGGTTTCTCAAGAAGGCGGTGAACGTTACGGCCGAACTTGGGTCTGACGCTCTTTCTGGGGCGATCTACACGCACCTTGGCACCCTGACCCGCAAGCCGCCCACCGAGGACGAGCTCGCGACGGTGGCGCGGGTGATCAAGAGCGTGGCGCGGTACGCGGCGGAACAAAACGTCTCGCTCGGCATAGAGGCCATCAACCGCTACGAGACGTACCTGATCAACCTGGCCTCCCAGGCCGACGAGATGGTGGGCCGGGTCGACGAGGCCAACGTGTTCGTTCACCTCGACACCTACCACATGAACATCGAGGAGAAGGGCTTCTACGAACCGATAGTCGCCACCGGGCCCAGGATGCGCTACATCCACCTCTCGGAATCCGACCGGGGGACGCCTGGCACGGGCAACGTGCACTGGGACGACGTCTTCGGGGGCCTGAAGGATGCGGAGTACGACGGGCGGCTGGTGATGGAGTCGTTCGCGGCTGTCAACGAGGACATCATAGGCGCCACGGCCCTGTGGCGGAACGTGGTCGGAGATCCGCAAGCCTTGATAACCGACGGGCTGGCCTTTCTGCGCGATAAAGCCGCCGAGCACGGTCTACTCGACGGCCCGGCCGGGCCACCGCGGGGCGGTCGGTAG
- a CDS encoding rhamnulokinase, producing the protein MAAETAFLAVDLGAESGRVVLGRFSGGRMALEEVHRFPNVPVRLPDGLHWDVLWIVEEVKNGIARAANDGERIESLGVDSWGVDFGLLDRDGCLIANPYHYRDPRTEGMEERAFDRMPREEIYETTGVQFMPINTLYQLLAMEGSPLLQAAQTLLLIPDLIGYWLTGERACEFTAASTTQLCDARSGGWARDLLEKMRLPGHIFGEIVPPGTQLGPLLPAVAEETGAKGGLPVTSVASHDTASAVVAVPAENENFAYISSGTWSLVGVELPKPAIAPGGMHANFTNEGGFGGTTRFLKNVMGLWLLQECRRTWAREGREYSYEELARLAQAAPGGGPLLDPDHPSFLPPGDMPGRIRRFCRETRQSPPGEPGEVARCVLESLALKYRWSLERAEEITGRRAEVVHVVGGGVRNTLLCQLTADATRRPVRAGPVEATALGNLMVQAHARGYLGSLEEIRAAVRRSPVELHDYEPMGSADEWDGAYERLRGVMDAAAHLDAEGASF; encoded by the coding sequence GTGGCCGCGGAGACCGCGTTCCTGGCGGTCGACCTGGGGGCCGAGAGCGGACGCGTCGTGCTCGGGCGTTTCAGCGGCGGGCGGATGGCCCTCGAAGAGGTGCACCGGTTTCCGAACGTGCCCGTCCGGCTACCCGACGGCCTGCACTGGGACGTGTTGTGGATCGTCGAAGAGGTCAAGAACGGGATCGCCAGAGCGGCCAACGACGGTGAACGAATAGAGAGCCTCGGGGTCGACTCCTGGGGCGTGGACTTCGGCCTCCTGGACCGCGACGGCTGCCTGATAGCCAACCCCTACCACTACCGCGACCCCCGCACCGAGGGCATGGAGGAGAGGGCCTTCGATCGGATGCCCAGGGAGGAGATATACGAAACGACGGGCGTCCAGTTCATGCCCATAAACACCCTCTACCAGCTTTTGGCGATGGAGGGTTCGCCCCTTCTCCAGGCGGCGCAAACGCTGCTCCTGATCCCCGACCTCATCGGTTACTGGCTCACCGGCGAGAGAGCCTGCGAGTTCACCGCCGCCAGCACCACCCAGCTCTGCGACGCGCGTTCGGGCGGTTGGGCCCGCGACCTCCTGGAGAAGATGCGCCTCCCCGGCCACATCTTCGGCGAGATCGTCCCACCCGGCACCCAACTCGGCCCCCTGCTGCCCGCGGTTGCCGAGGAGACGGGGGCAAAGGGAGGGTTGCCGGTCACGTCCGTCGCCTCCCACGACACCGCCTCCGCCGTGGTCGCCGTCCCCGCCGAAAACGAGAACTTCGCGTACATCTCCAGCGGCACCTGGTCCCTGGTGGGCGTGGAGTTGCCGAAACCGGCCATAGCGCCCGGGGGCATGCACGCAAACTTTACGAACGAGGGGGGCTTCGGCGGTACGACGCGGTTCCTGAAGAACGTCATGGGCCTCTGGCTTTTGCAGGAATGCCGGCGCACCTGGGCCCGCGAAGGACGCGAGTACTCCTACGAAGAGCTGGCCCGCCTCGCTCAGGCGGCGCCGGGCGGCGGTCCGCTGCTGGACCCGGATCACCCCTCCTTTCTCCCCCCTGGGGACATGCCGGGACGGATCCGCCGTTTCTGCCGGGAGACGCGCCAGAGTCCGCCCGGGGAACCGGGGGAGGTCGCGCGGTGCGTGCTCGAAAGCCTGGCGCTCAAGTACCGGTGGTCTCTGGAGCGGGCCGAGGAGATAACCGGCCGGCGGGCCGAGGTCGTCCACGTGGTGGGGGGCGGGGTGCGGAACACGCTCCTGTGCCAGCTCACGGCGGACGCGACGCGACGGCCCGTGCGGGCAGGACCGGTGGAGGCGACGGCCCTTGGCAACCTCATGGTCCAGGCCCACGCCAGGGGGTACCTGGGTTCTTTAGAGGAGATCCGGGCCGCCGTGCGGCGCTCCCCCGTAGAGCTGCACGACTACGAGCCGATGGGCAGCGCGGACGAGTGGGATGGGGCCTACGAGAGGTTGCGGGGGGTCATGGACGCTGCCGCGCACCTGGACGCGGAAGGAGCGAGCTTTTGA
- a CDS encoding sugar ABC transporter ATP-binding protein yields MSLSEEPGTERAATVAETPPVFRLRDVTKRFGGVTAVEGVSFDLRPGEVHALVGENGAGKSTLMKMVHGLYAPDEGTLEVGGEAAEFSSPRDAEAAGIAMIPQELDLFPELSVTENLFVGRHRPRTRWGTLDRTAMRAEARGRLRSLGVDLDVTTSVKGLSAANQQIVAIARALVGEARAVVMDEPTASLTEREVRQLFRIISDLTAGGVGVAYISHRLEEIFTISDRITVLRDGHHITTAPAADLDSEELVRLMVGRPLNELFTRSAHNPGEVALEVRGLSRAGEFEDVDLVVRRSEIVGLSGLVGAGRSEVAQAIFGIRSPESGEIRIDGEVVQIRSPQAAMERGIFYVPEERRSQGLILPFSIKNNITLSILDRIARFGFVPRTERQTADRFAKGLSIRGGSVSDPVSRLSGGNQQKVVLAKSLAREPSILLLDEPTRGIDVGAKSEIYRLIDDLAKEGKAILLISSELEEVLSMSDRVVVMREGRITGEFGRNEASQEMVMTAATGGKNRPAGPGEEAPEDE; encoded by the coding sequence ATGAGCCTCTCCGAGGAGCCCGGCACGGAGAGGGCCGCCACGGTCGCCGAGACACCGCCCGTCTTCCGTTTGCGCGACGTGACGAAGCGCTTCGGCGGCGTGACAGCCGTGGAGGGGGTGAGTTTCGACCTGCGGCCCGGCGAGGTCCACGCCCTGGTGGGAGAGAACGGCGCGGGCAAGAGCACGCTCATGAAGATGGTCCACGGCCTGTACGCACCAGACGAGGGGACGCTGGAGGTGGGCGGGGAGGCCGCCGAGTTCTCCTCGCCGCGCGACGCCGAGGCCGCCGGCATCGCCATGATCCCGCAGGAGCTGGACCTGTTCCCGGAGCTCTCCGTTACGGAGAACCTGTTCGTGGGCCGTCACCGGCCCCGCACACGCTGGGGCACCCTGGACAGGACCGCCATGCGGGCCGAAGCCCGCGGGCGGTTGAGGTCCCTCGGCGTCGACCTGGACGTCACCACCTCCGTCAAGGGGCTCTCGGCGGCCAACCAGCAGATCGTGGCCATCGCGCGGGCCCTCGTGGGCGAGGCCAGGGCCGTGGTCATGGACGAGCCGACCGCCTCCCTGACCGAGCGGGAGGTCCGCCAGCTCTTCAGGATCATCTCCGATTTGACCGCTGGCGGCGTCGGCGTCGCCTACATCTCGCACCGCCTGGAGGAGATCTTCACTATCTCCGACCGCATCACCGTGCTGCGCGACGGGCACCACATCACCACCGCGCCCGCCGCAGACCTCGACTCCGAGGAGCTGGTGCGCCTCATGGTGGGCCGGCCCTTGAACGAGCTGTTCACCCGGAGCGCCCACAACCCGGGCGAGGTGGCCCTGGAGGTGCGCGGCCTGAGCAGGGCCGGAGAGTTCGAGGACGTAGACCTCGTCGTGCGCCGGAGCGAGATCGTCGGTTTGTCCGGGCTCGTCGGGGCCGGCCGTAGCGAGGTGGCCCAGGCGATCTTCGGCATCCGCTCACCCGAGTCGGGCGAGATCCGGATCGACGGCGAGGTAGTCCAGATACGCTCCCCCCAGGCGGCCATGGAGCGGGGCATCTTCTACGTCCCCGAGGAGCGGCGCTCGCAGGGGCTCATCCTGCCTTTCTCCATAAAGAACAATATTACCCTGAGCATCCTGGATCGGATCGCGCGGTTCGGGTTCGTGCCGAGGACGGAGCGGCAGACGGCCGACCGGTTCGCCAAGGGGCTATCTATTCGGGGGGGCAGTGTGTCAGATCCCGTCAGCCGCCTCTCGGGCGGCAACCAGCAGAAGGTGGTGCTGGCGAAATCGCTAGCCCGCGAGCCCTCCATCCTGCTCCTCGACGAGCCGACCAGGGGCATCGACGTCGGGGCCAAGTCCGAGATCTACCGCCTCATAGACGACCTCGCCAAGGAGGGAAAGGCCATCCTGCTCATCTCCTCGGAGCTCGAGGAGGTCCTCTCCATGTCCGACCGGGTGGTGGTCATGCGGGAGGGCAGGATCACCGGCGAGTTCGGGCGCAACGAGGCCAGCCAGGAGATGGTGATGACCGCGGCCACCGGCGGCAAGAACCGGCCGGCCGGTCCGGGAGAGGAGGCACCCGAAGATGAGTGA
- a CDS encoding ABC transporter permease, with product MSEAQAPIPAESSANGTALRRWLVRPEAPALVFLAVLLVAFSLSSDKFLSGSNLESILVSVAVLGTIALAVNQVILCGEIDISTGSMMGLCAVAAGAVATSTGGLILPLLTGVAVGALAGAVNGLLVTLGRIPSIIVTLGMLYALRGVILLVTGGTWITGIPNETRVLGTGSVLGIEYPVFVLLFLFVVMELVSRHSTWGRNVFAVGGNRRASRLAGLPIDRVRFLSFVLVGVFVGIASIIYLGRAGSVQTNTGTGLELQVVAAVVIGGTSISGGRGSTLAALTGAVLIGVILNGLILLGVPGIWQDAVLGALILLAVTTDVLRRRLLGDKS from the coding sequence ATGAGTGAAGCACAGGCGCCGATCCCCGCAGAGAGTAGCGCTAACGGTACCGCGCTGCGCCGGTGGTTGGTGCGCCCCGAGGCTCCTGCTCTGGTGTTTTTGGCCGTTCTGCTGGTGGCCTTCTCGCTCAGCAGCGACAAGTTTTTGAGCGGCTCCAACCTCGAGTCCATCCTGGTCTCCGTGGCCGTGCTGGGCACTATCGCCCTCGCGGTCAACCAGGTGATCCTGTGCGGGGAGATAGACATCTCGACGGGCTCGATGATGGGCCTGTGCGCGGTCGCCGCGGGGGCCGTGGCGACGAGCACGGGCGGCCTGATCCTCCCCCTGCTGACGGGCGTGGCCGTCGGCGCGCTGGCCGGGGCCGTCAACGGCCTGCTCGTGACCCTCGGGCGCATCCCGTCCATAATCGTGACGCTCGGCATGCTCTACGCGCTGCGCGGGGTGATCCTGCTGGTCACCGGAGGGACCTGGATCACCGGCATCCCGAACGAGACGCGCGTCCTCGGGACCGGGTCGGTGCTGGGCATCGAGTACCCCGTGTTCGTCCTCCTCTTTCTGTTCGTGGTGATGGAGCTTGTCAGCCGCCACTCGACCTGGGGCCGAAACGTCTTCGCCGTCGGCGGCAACCGCCGGGCCTCCCGCCTGGCGGGCCTCCCGATAGACCGCGTCCGTTTCCTGTCCTTCGTTCTCGTAGGCGTCTTCGTCGGCATAGCGTCCATCATCTACCTCGGGCGGGCGGGGTCCGTGCAGACCAACACCGGGACAGGCCTCGAGCTTCAGGTGGTCGCGGCCGTGGTGATAGGGGGCACGAGCATTTCGGGCGGGCGGGGTTCGACGCTCGCCGCCCTCACAGGGGCCGTACTCATAGGCGTCATCCTCAACGGTCTCATCCTGCTCGGGGTGCCCGGCATCTGGCAGGACGCCGTGCTAGGGGCCCTGATCCTGCTCGCCGTCACGACAGACGTGTTGCGCCGGCGGCTTTTGGGAGACAAGTCATGA
- a CDS encoding ABC transporter permease, translating into MSAATAVLRRLKFSREVVLLGVLIVLLVVMSLLSPLFLTVGNLLNTSRFFVEVGLMALGMTLIIITGGIDLSVGSNLALVSVAVGFSYAADLPLPLAIVFGLVVGLAAGLFNGLFITFLDLHPLVVTLGTFALFQGLAYGLSRAEAVSDFPAWFAYFGQAYFLNVVPGQLFIFILAVVVVWLILSRTRFGRYVYAIGNNEEAAHFSGVPVRRVKLALYSGIGLLVGMAAVIYTSRVYTARGDSGLGLELDVISAVVLGGASIYGGSGTIGGTVLGVLIIATLRNGLVLAGVPSTWQVFVLGVLLLVAVFLNEFFRRREE; encoded by the coding sequence ATGAGCGCGGCCACGGCGGTCCTCAGGCGGTTGAAGTTCTCCCGAGAGGTCGTGCTTCTCGGGGTGCTGATCGTCCTATTGGTCGTGATGTCCCTTCTCTCGCCGCTCTTCCTCACGGTGGGCAACCTGCTCAACACCTCGCGCTTTTTCGTCGAGGTGGGGCTAATGGCGCTCGGGATGACCCTGATAATCATCACCGGGGGCATCGACCTCTCGGTCGGCTCGAACCTGGCCCTCGTCTCGGTCGCGGTCGGGTTCTCCTACGCCGCCGACCTGCCCCTGCCCCTGGCGATAGTGTTCGGCCTCGTGGTCGGCCTTGCAGCCGGTCTCTTCAACGGCCTCTTCATAACCTTTCTGGACCTGCACCCGCTGGTCGTCACGTTGGGCACCTTCGCCCTGTTTCAGGGCCTGGCGTACGGCCTGTCGAGGGCGGAGGCGGTCTCGGATTTCCCCGCCTGGTTCGCCTACTTCGGGCAGGCTTACTTCCTGAACGTGGTGCCGGGGCAGTTGTTCATCTTTATCCTAGCCGTGGTGGTGGTCTGGCTGATCCTGTCGCGCACCCGCTTCGGCCGCTACGTGTACGCCATCGGCAACAACGAGGAGGCGGCCCATTTCTCCGGGGTGCCCGTCCGCAGGGTGAAGCTGGCCCTCTACTCCGGGATCGGGCTGCTTGTGGGCATGGCTGCGGTCATCTACACCTCGCGGGTCTACACGGCGCGCGGCGACTCGGGCCTCGGGCTGGAGCTCGACGTGATAAGCGCCGTGGTCCTCGGCGGGGCCAGCATCTACGGCGGATCGGGGACCATAGGCGGCACCGTGCTCGGCGTCCTGATCATCGCCACCTTGCGAAACGGCCTGGTTCTGGCCGGGGTGCCGAGCACCTGGCAGGTCTTCGTGCTGGGGGTCCTGCTCCTCGTGGCCGTCTTCCTGAACGAGTTTTTCCGAAGAAGGGAGGAGTGA